GCTGATGTCAGCTCAGCATATATATATTCAGTGGCAGTCAATGCTATTGCACAATTAATTTGCACTTTAGCTTTATGCAAGCAGTTGCTAGCTGCCTAGCTAGGGTGATTAACTAGAACAAAAAGGGTTTAAGCACCGAACCACCAAAAAGCTAATCACCGTACTTAACGTACAACGAGCAGGTATACGGCGCTGGTGGAGCGCGACGTGGTGAAGGCCACCAACGACATCGGCCGCGTCCTGGCCGACCTCGAcctggccgccgtcgccgaggaagaggtggcggcggcggcgttgagcCCGCCTCCggtgacgacgccgccgccgccgcgcccttcgTACGGCCTCTTCTCGCGCCGCTTCGTCCGGCAGCATGGGAGAGACCTGTTCgcgtgcgcggcggcgtggtTCCTCCTCGACATCCCCTACTACAGCAGCACGCTGTTCCAGTCGCAGATCTACCGGCCATGGttcccgccggcggcgaaggtgaACGCGTTCCAGGAGGCGTTCAACGTGGCCAAGTTCCaggccgtcatcgccgtcgcctccaccaTCCCGGGCTACTTCGCCGCCATGCTCCTCATCGAgcgcgccggccggcggcgtctcCAGATGGCCGGGTTCCTCCTCATGGCCGTCTTCCTCTTCGCGCTCGCGGGTCCCTACGATGGATACTGGCGCGACCACGCCAAGACCGCCGGCTACATCGTGCTCTACTCGCTCACCTTCTTCTCCGCCAACCTCGGGCCCAACACCACCACCTTCATCCTGCCGGCGGAGCTCTTCCCGGCGCGCTTCCGGTCGACCTGCCACGGCCTGTCCGGAGCGGCGGGGAAGCTCGGCGCGCTCGTCGGCTCCATCGGCTTCCTGTGGGCGTCGCAGCAgaaggacggcgcggcggccgggcacCTGCCGGGCATCGGCATGATGTACGCGCTGTTCGTTCTTGGCGGGATCTGCCTGCTCGGGCTGGCGCTCACCTACGCGTTCACGCCGGAGACGATGACGCGGTCGCTGGAGGAGAACGAGAGCAGCGTGCAGGCGCAGAGccaggtcggcgacggcggcagcgatgCCGGCAATGGCAGTGATGGGCTGCGCTTCCACGAACTAAATGTTCTCATGGAGGCGGCGACCAAGAGCCCTGTGTCCATGGCGAGCTCGCACCTCAGCATGTCGCCTATCCTTCCGCACCGGATGTCTCTATGACAATGTAAATTGAACCAAAGTAACTAAATGTTTAAAAAAGTGATCATTTTATAGTTTTGAAAAGGTATCGAGAGATACAAAGTAGTATCTCTTGATATCTCTGGTGTTAGGAAGTACAAAGTTTGcactaaaatttgatacctcttAATACAATCAAGGAACATAAAATTTCTCAAACTTAAAAGAGTAGAAAAACATAGGCTTGTCATCCTTTGGATTGGCAGGAGGAGCGGAAACGCGGATTTATTTACAGTGCTTCTTAGGTTTTCTCCCATTCTATATATTTACCTTTCAGAACTTTAGAGAGAATGTCACCTAGTTTATTACAAATCTATATATCTTTTAAATATTTTgtaagatatattaatatgtgatatgaGTTCACAAGCCTATAAATTCAAATGAACATCAACAagatgtaaaagaaaaaaacaaactctAGCTAGCATGTTATATTCATTGTCATATTTGTCTTTTATAACCTGCAGAGGTCAAATTTAAACTTACATATTTGTAgggtgatatatcatatattaatctatctttcTTTCATACTTTTATCATCAGAGactcaaaataagttcattttagttTTCACCCATTACACGCATATCAACAACAATACGAAGTCCTCCACTTTATCTAGTCCCAATGTAATTGTTCCCCACTTTATCTAGTGCACTACAATTGTCTCTcaaggggtgtttagattcaggggtgtaaagtttttgcgtgtcacattggatattaTATAGAGTgccgcatggggtgttcggacactaaaaaaactaattacagaatccgtcaataaaccgtgagatgaatttattaagcctaattaatttatcattagcaaatgtttactgtagcaccacattatcaaatcatggagaaattaggcttaaaagattcgtctcgcaaattagtcacaatctgtgcaattagttttttaagcctatatttaatacttcatgtaggtATGTTCAagcattcgatgtgacagagtgtaaaattttggggtgggattgttaacgaccaaatttggtaatgccATAGACCGGATTCAAAGCTAGAATCAAAGCCGATTTGGAGAGATTCTGTTCGAGAAAGCAGAGCACGCATCAGCTACGGGAAGCATCGGCTGCCACATGAATCGACTACAGGCAGTTTTTGCTGCCGCATATCGGCTAGCGCCAAATCCAACGGAGTCAAGCCAATGCAACTAGTCTCGAAAAAGATGGTCCCATGTCTATCATCGGGATTAGCTAAAGCACTTCATAGCCATTGCCACATAAGGATTGGAGTCCTAAAAAGGGGCAATTGTATCAATTAATTATGACATTTTTcagtttccttagagatatgtttggtaTGAGTCCACCTAAAGGACTTATTTGTATTTTAAAtgtgttagagataagagtcgtgtccagcAAGGACATGTTATGtacttcgggtataaatatgacccgacaCCTTGTAATCAAGTGACGACAGTTCGATAatatttcggcgcatcgccacccttttctaTTTTCACTGTTTCGACGAGTTTTTGCTTTCAAGTTGGGTTGTATCGGGTTCGATCTCCGATGACGAGGTAAGGCTTGTTATGGTGgtttgtgttctcgggattagtgcttacatttttatgacactctaatcttgtctatgtgAATcgccgagttatcatatataccGCATAAT
The Oryza sativa Japonica Group chromosome 6, ASM3414082v1 DNA segment above includes these coding regions:
- the LOC4340904 gene encoding probable inorganic phosphate transporter 1-9, coding for MAPRIRVLAALDQARTQYYHFKAIVIAGMGLFTDSYDLFCISPVMKIFGRVYYAPSGSVDGSGSGPGVTPPAVVSATVGVALLGAVAGNVVFGALGDRVGRRRVYGACLLLMVCSSVGSGLSVCRTRRCALASLCFFRFLLGVGVGGDYPLSATIMSEFANRRTRGAFIAAVFSMQGFGILVSSAVTMAVAAAFDHYTGYPAPLDTPECADLAWRIILMAGAVPAALTYYWRMSMPETARYTALVERDVVKATNDIGRVLADLDLAAVAEEEVAAAALSPPPVTTPPPPRPSYGLFSRRFVRQHGRDLFACAAAWFLLDIPYYSSTLFQSQIYRPWFPPAAKVNAFQEAFNVAKFQAVIAVASTIPGYFAAMLLIERAGRRRLQMAGFLLMAVFLFALAGPYDGYWRDHAKTAGYIVLYSLTFFSANLGPNTTTFILPAELFPARFRSTCHGLSGAAGKLGALVGSIGFLWASQQKDGAAAGHLPGIGMMYALFVLGGICLLGLALTYAFTPETMTRSLEENESSVQAQSQVGDGGSDAGNGSDGLRFHELNVLMEAATKSPVSMASSHLSMSPILPHRMSL